From Candidatus Lernaella stagnicola, a single genomic window includes:
- a CDS encoding NYN domain-containing protein translates to MARVQIFCDFWNFQLSLKRYDSRVSMDYMKIPVVLVREASQKDEVGKYEGCTVYSSYDSLKPNDMSMKAWLTNTVGSFDGFIIKIFERRPASFPHCPNCDKDILDCPNCNTKLRRTVEKGVDTAIVTDMLQHAVDDNYDYGVLLSSDRDFIPAVEFIQRQGKKIVHAGFDPASGRELANTCWKRIDLRNFVDELKM, encoded by the coding sequence ATGGCTAGGGTCCAAATATTTTGCGATTTCTGGAATTTCCAATTATCCCTTAAAAGATATGACTCTCGCGTAAGTATGGATTACATGAAAATTCCAGTAGTTTTAGTGAGAGAGGCATCCCAGAAAGACGAGGTAGGAAAATACGAAGGATGCACCGTTTATTCCTCCTATGATTCATTAAAACCAAATGACATGAGCATGAAAGCTTGGTTGACAAATACAGTTGGAAGCTTCGATGGCTTTATAATCAAGATTTTCGAAAGAAGACCCGCAAGTTTTCCACATTGTCCAAACTGCGATAAGGATATCCTTGATTGTCCAAACTGCAACACAAAACTCAGGCGCACGGTAGAAAAAGGCGTGGATACCGCGATTGTAACCGACATGCTTCAACACGCTGTTGATGACAACTATGACTATGGGGTTCTTTTGAGTTCAGACAGGGACTTTATTCCGGCTGTAGAATTTATTCAACGGCAGGGTAAAAAAATTGTCCATGCCGGTTTTGATCCGGCTAGTGGGCGTGAATTAGCGAATACCTGCTGGAAGCGCATCGATTTGAGAAACTTTGTTGATGAATTAAAAATGTAA